A genomic stretch from Mycobacterium paraterrae includes:
- a CDS encoding penicillin-binding transpeptidase domain-containing protein → MATKFTFASAATVGVAVLITSAMSACTPKQEGPAPAAQKFFTALATGDTGAAADLSDNPSDAREALNAAWAGLQASHLDTQITGSKYAEDTGSVSYRYTWHLPKNRMWAYDGQLKMARYEGHWQVRWSSTDLHPRLGEHQTLALRADPPKRASVNEVGGTDVLAPGYLYHYTLDASKAGAFLISTARSVVDALHPLDDTLNDPQRLAEQASGTGKPVDLITLRTDDNNRIAPALNSLPGVVITPQAELLPTDYHFAPALINQVKKSVIEQLDGEAGWRVVSINQNNVDLAVLHEVPPAPAPSVSISLDRAVQNAAQRAVDNQSRQAMIVVIKPSTGEILAVAQNSAADAIGPLATTGLYPPGSTFKMVTAGAALERDMASPNTLLGCPGHLDIGQRVVPNYGGFDLGVVPMSRAFASSCNTTFAQLASQMPPRGLSQAANQYGIGLDYQIDGISTVTGSVPPTVDMAERTEDGFGQGKVLASPFGMAMVAATVAAGKTPVPKLIEGRPTTITGDSTPITEKMVEGLRPMMRLVVTNGTAKEIAGCGEVYGKTGEAEFPGGSHSWFAGYRGDLAFASLIVGGGSSEYAVRMTKFMFESMPGDYLA, encoded by the coding sequence ATGGCAACAAAATTCACATTCGCATCAGCTGCCACAGTCGGTGTGGCGGTGTTGATCACGTCCGCGATGTCGGCCTGCACGCCGAAACAGGAAGGGCCTGCACCGGCGGCCCAGAAGTTCTTCACCGCGCTGGCCACCGGTGACACCGGGGCGGCGGCCGACCTCAGCGACAACCCCAGTGACGCGCGTGAGGCGCTCAATGCCGCGTGGGCCGGCCTGCAGGCGAGCCATCTGGACACCCAGATCACTGGATCGAAGTATGCCGAGGACACCGGTTCGGTCAGCTATCGCTACACCTGGCATCTGCCGAAGAATCGGATGTGGGCCTACGACGGCCAGCTGAAAATGGCCCGCTACGAAGGTCATTGGCAGGTGCGCTGGAGCAGCACCGACCTTCATCCGCGCCTCGGTGAGCATCAGACGCTCGCCCTGCGGGCCGACCCGCCCAAACGGGCCTCGGTCAACGAGGTCGGCGGTACCGACGTTCTGGCACCCGGCTACCTCTACCACTACACGCTGGACGCATCGAAGGCCGGCGCGTTCCTGATCAGCACCGCCCGATCGGTGGTCGACGCGCTGCACCCCCTCGACGACACGCTCAACGACCCGCAGCGCCTGGCCGAGCAGGCGAGCGGCACCGGCAAGCCAGTCGACCTGATCACGCTGCGCACCGACGACAACAACCGCATCGCCCCAGCGCTGAACAGCCTGCCCGGCGTCGTGATCACACCGCAGGCCGAGCTACTGCCGACCGACTACCACTTCGCGCCGGCCCTGATCAACCAGGTGAAGAAGTCGGTGATCGAGCAACTCGACGGTGAGGCGGGCTGGCGGGTCGTCAGCATCAACCAGAACAACGTCGATTTGGCTGTGCTGCACGAGGTTCCGCCCGCACCGGCCCCGTCGGTATCGATCAGCCTGGACCGCGCCGTGCAGAACGCCGCTCAGCGGGCGGTGGACAATCAGAGCCGGCAGGCGATGATCGTGGTGATCAAGCCGTCTACGGGGGAGATCCTCGCTGTCGCACAGAATTCCGCGGCCGACGCAATCGGTCCGCTTGCCACCACCGGGCTCTACCCGCCGGGGTCGACGTTCAAGATGGTCACCGCGGGCGCGGCGCTCGAGCGTGACATGGCAAGCCCCAACACGCTTTTGGGCTGCCCGGGTCATCTCGACATCGGGCAGCGGGTGGTCCCCAACTACGGCGGATTCGATCTGGGCGTGGTGCCGATGTCGCGCGCATTCGCCAGTTCCTGCAACACCACCTTCGCGCAATTGGCCAGCCAGATGCCGCCGCGCGGGCTGAGTCAGGCTGCCAACCAATACGGGATAGGCCTGGATTACCAGATCGACGGCATCAGCACGGTGACCGGCTCGGTGCCGCCGACCGTCGACATGGCCGAGCGCACCGAGGACGGTTTCGGTCAGGGCAAAGTGTTGGCCTCGCCGTTCGGCATGGCGATGGTCGCGGCGACGGTGGCCGCCGGAAAGACCCCGGTGCCCAAGCTCATTGAGGGACGCCCGACGACGATCACCGGTGACAGCACGCCGATCACCGAGAAGATGGTTGAGGGGCTGCGTCCGATGATGCGGCTGGTGGTGACCAATGGCACCGCGAAGGAGATCGCCGGCTGCGGCGAGGTCTACGGCAAGACCGGTGAGGCCGAGTTTCCCGGCGGATCGCACTCCTGGTTCGCGGGGTACCGCGGTGATCTGGCCTTCGCGTCGTTGATTGTGGGCGGCGGCAGTTCGGAGTATGCCGTTCGGATGACCAAGTTCATGTTCGAGTCGATGCCCGGCGACTATCTGGCCTGA
- a CDS encoding M50 family metallopeptidase, with product MMFVIGIVLFALAILISVALHECGHMWVALGTGMKVRRYFVGFGPTLWSTRRGETEYGLKAIPAGGFCDIAGMTSVEELQPDEHDRAMYRQKTWKRVAVLFAGPGMNFVIGLVLIYAIAVTWGLPNLHPTAVIGQTACAASELKQGDFEKCAGDGPAAAAGIRAGDVVLKVNGTPVSDFSDMAGVVQKLRGTVPVVIKRDGQTMTKYVDIQQKQRWVTTGKGGGAKPATIGVMGVVGTQPGPTHYNLVSAVPGTLSFTGNLTVLLGKSLVAIPTKIGALVHAIGGGERSLDTPISVVGASIIGGDTVNHGVWMAFWLFLAQLNFILGVINLLPLLPFDGGHIAIALYEKLRNLVRSARGKVAAAPVNYLKLMPATYVVLVLVVGYMLLTVTADVVNPIRLFQ from the coding sequence ATGATGTTCGTAATCGGCATCGTGCTGTTTGCACTGGCCATCCTGATATCCGTGGCGCTGCACGAATGCGGCCACATGTGGGTCGCCCTGGGCACCGGGATGAAGGTCCGCCGTTACTTCGTGGGCTTCGGTCCGACCCTGTGGTCGACCCGCCGCGGCGAGACCGAATACGGCCTCAAGGCGATCCCGGCCGGGGGCTTTTGCGACATCGCCGGCATGACGTCGGTCGAGGAATTACAGCCTGACGAGCACGACCGCGCCATGTACAGGCAGAAGACCTGGAAGCGCGTCGCGGTGTTGTTCGCCGGACCGGGCATGAACTTCGTCATCGGCCTGGTACTGATCTACGCCATCGCGGTGACGTGGGGCCTGCCCAACCTGCACCCCACGGCGGTCATCGGCCAAACTGCCTGCGCGGCAAGCGAGCTCAAGCAGGGCGACTTCGAGAAGTGCGCCGGCGACGGTCCGGCGGCTGCCGCCGGGATTCGCGCCGGCGACGTGGTGCTCAAGGTCAACGGCACCCCGGTGTCCGATTTCTCCGACATGGCCGGAGTGGTGCAGAAACTGCGCGGCACCGTTCCCGTCGTCATCAAGCGCGACGGTCAGACCATGACCAAGTACGTCGACATTCAGCAGAAGCAGCGCTGGGTAACCACCGGCAAAGGCGGCGGTGCGAAGCCTGCCACGATCGGCGTGATGGGGGTAGTGGGCACCCAGCCTGGGCCCACCCACTACAACCTGGTCAGCGCGGTACCCGGCACGCTGAGCTTCACCGGCAATCTGACTGTGCTGCTGGGCAAGTCGCTGGTCGCCATCCCCACCAAGATCGGCGCGCTTGTCCACGCCATCGGCGGTGGCGAGCGTTCCCTCGACACTCCGATCAGTGTCGTCGGGGCAAGCATCATCGGTGGAGACACCGTCAATCACGGTGTCTGGATGGCCTTCTGGTTGTTTTTGGCTCAGTTGAACTTCATTCTGGGCGTCATCAACCTGTTGCCGTTACTGCCCTTCGACGGCGGCCACATCGCGATCGCGCTGTATGAGAAGTTGCGCAACCTCGTAAGGTCGGCCCGCGGCAAAGTCGCGGCGGCACCGGTGAACTACCTCAAACTGATGCCGGCAACTTACGTAGTCCTGGTTCTGGTGGTCGGCTACATGCTGTTGACGGTGACCGCAGACGTGGTCAACCCAATCAGGCTTTTCCAATAG
- the ispG gene encoding flavodoxin-dependent (E)-4-hydroxy-3-methylbut-2-enyl-diphosphate synthase, with protein sequence MTTGLGMPAAPAPTLAPRRKTRQLMVRDVGVGSDHPISVQSMCTTKTHDVNSTLQQIAELTAAGCDIVRVACPRQEDADALAAIAKKSQIPVIADIHFQPKYIFAAIDAGCAAVRVNPGNIKEFDGRVGEVAKAAGAAGIPIRIGVNAGSLDKRFMEKYGKATPEALVESALWEASLFEEHGFGNIKISVKHNDPVVMVAAYEQLAAQCDYPLHLGVTEAGPAFQGTIKSAVAFGALLSRGIGDTIRVSLSAPPVEEVKVGTQILESLNLRPRGLEIVSCPSCGRAQVDVYSLANEVTAGLDGLDVPLRVAVMGCVVNGPGEAREADLGVASGNGKGQIFVRGEVIKTVPEAQIVETLIEEAMRLANESGAEGSTASGSPVVTVS encoded by the coding sequence GTGACCACAGGTCTGGGTATGCCAGCCGCCCCGGCGCCCACATTGGCGCCGCGGCGCAAGACGCGACAACTGATGGTCCGGGATGTCGGCGTGGGAAGTGACCACCCCATTTCGGTGCAGTCGATGTGCACCACCAAGACCCACGACGTCAACTCGACCCTTCAGCAGATCGCCGAACTGACCGCCGCCGGTTGCGACATCGTCCGGGTCGCTTGCCCCCGTCAAGAAGACGCCGACGCTCTCGCCGCGATCGCCAAGAAGAGTCAGATACCGGTCATCGCGGACATCCACTTCCAACCGAAGTACATCTTCGCTGCAATCGACGCCGGGTGCGCCGCCGTCCGGGTAAACCCCGGCAACATCAAGGAATTCGACGGCCGCGTGGGCGAAGTCGCGAAAGCCGCCGGTGCAGCGGGCATTCCGATCCGTATCGGCGTCAACGCCGGATCGCTGGACAAGCGGTTCATGGAGAAGTACGGCAAGGCGACTCCCGAGGCGCTCGTCGAGTCCGCCCTGTGGGAAGCATCGCTGTTCGAAGAGCACGGCTTCGGCAACATCAAGATCAGCGTCAAGCACAACGACCCGGTGGTGATGGTCGCGGCCTATGAGCAGCTCGCCGCACAATGCGACTACCCGTTGCACCTGGGCGTCACCGAGGCCGGCCCGGCGTTTCAGGGCACCATCAAGTCGGCCGTCGCGTTCGGTGCGCTGTTGTCGCGGGGGATCGGCGACACCATCCGGGTGTCGCTGTCGGCGCCGCCGGTCGAAGAAGTCAAGGTCGGCACCCAGATCCTGGAGTCGCTGAACCTGCGGCCCCGCGGGCTCGAGATCGTGTCGTGTCCGTCGTGCGGGCGCGCGCAGGTCGACGTCTACAGCCTGGCCAACGAAGTCACCGCCGGCCTCGACGGGCTCGACGTCCCGCTGCGCGTGGCCGTGATGGGTTGCGTCGTCAATGGGCCGGGGGAGGCGCGCGAGGCCGACCTCGGTGTCGCGTCGGGCAACGGCAAGGGCCAGATCTTCGTCCGTGGCGAAGTGATCAAGACGGTGCCCGAGGCGCAGATCGTCGAGACATTGATCGAAGAGGCAATGCGATTGGCCAACGAATCGGGAGCTGAAGGATCAACGGCAAGCGGTTCGCCAGTTGTAACCGTAAGCTGA
- a CDS encoding DUF2631 domain-containing protein codes for MAGTEVERTGGYVNGVDVAEVPSAAWGWSKISHRSWHVYGILLIGLLVAFLRGNHVGHVEDIWVIGFALLGLFFLVRDWWGRRRGWLR; via the coding sequence GTGGCCGGTACCGAGGTGGAACGCACGGGCGGTTACGTCAACGGCGTCGACGTCGCCGAGGTGCCGTCCGCTGCCTGGGGCTGGAGCAAGATCAGCCACCGCAGTTGGCACGTCTATGGCATCTTACTGATCGGCCTGCTGGTCGCATTCCTGCGCGGGAACCACGTCGGCCACGTCGAGGACATCTGGGTCATCGGCTTTGCGCTACTGGGCCTGTTCTTCCTGGTACGCGACTGGTGGGGCCGCCGGCGCGGCTGGCTCAGGTAG
- the dxr gene encoding 1-deoxy-D-xylulose-5-phosphate reductoisomerase: MHGDGAETAPGRGLGGSGRLKILVLGSTGSIGTQALEVIAANPDRFELVGLAAGGGHPELLARQRAETGVSNLAVADEAAAQAIGDVTYRGSDAATRLIENTEADVVLNALVGALGLQPTLTALASGARLALANKESLIAGGPLVLAAAQPGQIVPVDSEHSALAQCLRGGSADEVAKLVLTASGGPFRGWSAAQLEGVTPEQAGAHPTWSMGPMNTLNSASLVNKGLELIEAHLLFGIPYSRIDVVVHPQSIVHSMVTFTDGSTLAQASPPDMKLPIALALGWPDRVPAAAAACDFSTVSTWEFEPLDDAVFPAVALARQAGETGGCMTAVYNAANEEAAEAFLAGRIGFPAIVQTIADVLSAADQWAAEPATVEDVLDAQRWARERARSAITQEVSPVR; this comes from the coding sequence TTGCACGGTGACGGCGCCGAAACTGCGCCTGGCCGCGGGCTCGGCGGCAGCGGCCGGCTTAAGATCCTGGTGTTGGGCAGCACCGGTTCCATCGGCACCCAAGCGCTCGAGGTGATCGCCGCCAACCCGGACCGCTTCGAACTGGTCGGCCTGGCGGCCGGGGGCGGGCATCCGGAGTTGCTGGCCCGGCAGCGCGCCGAGACGGGGGTGAGCAACCTCGCCGTCGCCGACGAGGCCGCGGCGCAGGCAATCGGTGACGTCACCTACCGGGGAAGCGACGCCGCGACCCGGCTTATCGAGAACACCGAGGCTGACGTCGTGCTCAACGCGCTGGTCGGTGCGCTCGGCCTACAACCCACCCTTACCGCGCTGGCTTCCGGCGCCCGTCTGGCGCTGGCCAACAAGGAGTCGCTGATCGCCGGCGGCCCGCTGGTGCTGGCGGCAGCGCAACCCGGCCAGATCGTGCCGGTCGACTCCGAGCATTCCGCGTTGGCGCAGTGCCTGCGCGGCGGCAGCGCCGACGAGGTCGCCAAACTGGTGCTCACCGCGTCCGGCGGACCATTCCGCGGCTGGTCGGCCGCCCAGCTCGAAGGCGTCACCCCCGAACAGGCCGGCGCGCATCCGACCTGGTCGATGGGGCCGATGAACACATTGAACTCGGCGTCGCTGGTCAACAAGGGGCTCGAGCTCATCGAAGCCCACCTGCTGTTCGGCATTCCGTACAGCCGCATCGACGTCGTCGTGCACCCGCAGTCGATCGTGCACTCCATGGTGACGTTCACCGACGGGTCGACGCTCGCCCAAGCCAGCCCGCCAGACATGAAACTGCCGATCGCGCTGGCTCTGGGCTGGCCGGACCGGGTGCCGGCGGCCGCCGCGGCCTGCGACTTCTCGACGGTGTCAACCTGGGAGTTCGAGCCGTTGGATGACGCGGTGTTCCCGGCCGTCGCGCTGGCCCGGCAGGCCGGCGAAACGGGCGGCTGCATGACCGCCGTCTACAACGCCGCGAACGAAGAAGCGGCCGAGGCCTTCCTGGCCGGCCGAATCGGTTTCCCGGCCATCGTGCAGACAATCGCCGATGTCCTGAGCGCCGCCGACCAGTGGGCCGCAGAACCCGCTACCGTGGAAGACGTACTCGACGCGCAGCGCTGGGCCCGCGAGCGCGCGCGTAGTGCGATCACACAGGAGGTTTCACCGGTTCGATGA
- a CDS encoding GNAT family N-acetyltransferase translates to MSAPPIRRVSERRVSVVRDGAAVRRVFDADPVGSCMVAARVADYGMDPNSIGGELWTRRGPDESLCYAGANLIPLRGELTDLYAFADAALTGSRRCSSLVGRAELVMPMWHRLEPAWGPARDVRDNQPLMSLTTMPTCAIDPGVRQVKPDELDSYLVAAIDMFIGEVGVDPRLGDGGRGYRRRVASLIAAGRAWARFENGEVVFKAEVGSQSPTVSQIQGVWVHPEWRGRGLGTAGTATLSAVIVGTGRTASLYVNNFNTVARATYDRIGFTEVGTFATILLD, encoded by the coding sequence ATGTCGGCTCCACCCATCCGCCGCGTCAGCGAGCGACGGGTGTCAGTTGTGCGCGACGGCGCCGCGGTGCGCCGGGTTTTCGACGCCGACCCGGTCGGCTCCTGCATGGTCGCCGCCAGGGTGGCCGATTACGGCATGGATCCCAACTCGATCGGTGGGGAGCTGTGGACGCGTCGCGGTCCCGACGAGTCGCTGTGCTACGCCGGCGCCAATCTCATTCCGCTGCGCGGCGAGCTCACCGACCTCTACGCCTTCGCCGACGCGGCGCTGACCGGATCGCGGCGCTGCTCGTCGCTGGTCGGGAGGGCTGAGTTGGTGATGCCGATGTGGCACCGGCTCGAGCCGGCCTGGGGTCCGGCCCGCGATGTGCGTGACAATCAGCCGTTGATGTCCCTGACCACGATGCCGACCTGTGCGATCGACCCCGGTGTGCGGCAGGTCAAGCCGGACGAACTGGACAGCTACCTGGTCGCGGCGATCGACATGTTCATCGGCGAGGTCGGCGTCGACCCGCGGCTCGGTGACGGTGGCCGTGGCTACCGCAGACGGGTGGCCAGCCTGATCGCGGCCGGCCGGGCATGGGCCCGCTTCGAAAACGGCGAGGTGGTCTTCAAGGCCGAGGTCGGGTCGCAATCGCCGACGGTCAGCCAGATCCAAGGGGTTTGGGTGCATCCGGAGTGGCGTGGTCGTGGACTCGGGACCGCGGGAACAGCGACGCTGTCGGCGGTTATCGTCGGCACCGGGCGCACGGCCAGCTTGTACGTCAACAACTTCAACACAGTCGCGCGGGCGACGTACGACCGCATCGGCTTCACCGAGGTCGGCACCTTCGCCACGATTCTGCTCGACTAA